Proteins from a single region of Catenulispora acidiphila DSM 44928:
- a CDS encoding DNA-3-methyladenine glycosylase family protein, with the protein MTTETVDAEAWGPGASWLLKTLPDLLGLSDTEETRAEFAELVAAQGNPQLVQSLHRNRGFRVMRSSRVWDSLVPAVLEQRVTVQEAHRAYQLLVRRYGIPAPGAPVDLRLCVSPSPREWALIPSWEWHRAGVDGKRSRAILGASRVAVRLEETVGMERDEAARRIRTVPGIGVWTAAEVMHRAHGDADAVSVGDLHLPRIVCGALGDPAMSWDDERMLELLEPYRGHRYRVSALLYR; encoded by the coding sequence GTGACTACCGAGACTGTGGACGCCGAGGCTTGGGGTCCCGGCGCCTCGTGGCTTCTCAAGACGCTGCCCGATCTGCTCGGCCTCAGTGATACCGAGGAGACGCGCGCGGAGTTCGCCGAACTCGTGGCGGCGCAAGGCAATCCGCAGCTCGTCCAGTCCCTGCATCGCAACCGCGGCTTCCGCGTCATGCGCAGCAGCCGGGTGTGGGACTCGCTCGTGCCGGCGGTGCTGGAGCAGCGCGTCACGGTGCAGGAGGCGCACCGCGCGTACCAACTACTCGTGCGGCGCTATGGGATTCCCGCTCCGGGCGCTCCTGTGGACCTCCGCTTGTGCGTCTCGCCCTCGCCCCGGGAGTGGGCTCTGATCCCGTCCTGGGAGTGGCACCGCGCCGGTGTCGACGGCAAGCGCTCCCGCGCCATCCTCGGGGCGTCCCGGGTCGCGGTCCGTTTGGAGGAGACCGTGGGCATGGAACGCGATGAGGCGGCGCGCCGCATCCGCACTGTGCCGGGCATCGGTGTGTGGACGGCTGCCGAAGTAATGCATCGCGCTCATGGAGACGCCGATGCGGTCTCTGTAGGGGATCTGCATCTGCCGCGCATTGTGTGCGGCGCTCTAGGGGATCCCGCTATGTCGTGGGATGACGAGCGCATGCTGGAACTCCTGGAGCCCTACCGCGGACATCGCTATCGCGTCAGCGCTCTTCTGTACCGCTGA
- a CDS encoding mannose-1-phosphate guanylyltransferase has product MTEAILLVGGKGTRLRPLTVNTPKPMLPVAGVPFLTHQLVRAKDAGVHRVVFATAYKAEVFEQYFGDGSDLGLELVYVTEEVPLDTAGAIRNVAGKLTSAPDEPVLVFNGDILSGVDIAGLVTAHREHGADVTLHLSRVTDPRPFGLVPTDAEGWVTAFLEKPQRPEDIVTDQINAGCYVFQRSRIDEIPAGRRVSVERETFPGLLASGAKVLGVVEQSYWLDLGTPAAFAKGSADLVMGVVTSSAVPSPAERGSAESLVLAGARIAEDAVADAGTTVGSGAVIESGAHVSSSVLQSGAVIGAGAKVTSSIIGAGARIGARTVLDGVVIGDGAVLGADNELRAGARVWCGAVLPDKAVRFSSDE; this is encoded by the coding sequence GTGACCGAGGCGATCCTTTTGGTGGGGGGCAAGGGCACACGCCTGCGCCCGCTGACGGTGAACACCCCCAAGCCGATGCTCCCGGTCGCCGGCGTCCCGTTCCTGACCCACCAGCTGGTCCGTGCCAAGGACGCCGGGGTGCACCGCGTGGTGTTCGCCACCGCCTACAAGGCCGAGGTCTTCGAGCAGTACTTCGGCGACGGCTCCGACCTGGGCCTGGAGCTGGTCTACGTGACCGAGGAGGTGCCGCTGGACACCGCCGGCGCCATCCGCAACGTCGCCGGCAAGCTCACCAGCGCCCCGGACGAGCCGGTCCTGGTGTTCAACGGCGACATTTTGTCCGGCGTGGACATCGCCGGTCTGGTGACCGCCCACCGCGAGCACGGCGCCGACGTCACCCTGCACCTGTCCCGGGTGACCGACCCGCGCCCCTTCGGCCTGGTCCCCACCGACGCCGAGGGCTGGGTGACGGCCTTCCTGGAGAAGCCGCAGCGCCCCGAGGACATCGTCACCGACCAGATCAACGCCGGCTGCTACGTCTTCCAGCGCTCCCGCATCGACGAGATCCCGGCCGGCCGCCGCGTCTCGGTGGAGCGCGAGACCTTCCCGGGCCTGCTCGCCTCCGGCGCCAAGGTCCTCGGCGTGGTCGAGCAGTCCTACTGGCTGGACCTGGGCACGCCGGCGGCGTTCGCGAAGGGCTCGGCCGACCTGGTGATGGGCGTCGTGACCTCCTCGGCCGTCCCGTCCCCGGCCGAGCGCGGCAGCGCCGAGTCCCTGGTCCTGGCCGGCGCCCGCATCGCCGAGGACGCCGTGGCCGACGCCGGCACCACCGTCGGCTCCGGCGCGGTGATCGAGTCCGGCGCGCACGTCAGCTCCTCGGTCCTGCAGTCCGGCGCGGTCATCGGCGCCGGCGCGAAGGTGACCTCCTCGATCATCGGCGCCGGCGCCCGCATCGGTGCCCGCACCGTCCTGGACGGCGTGGTGATCGGCGACGGCGCGGTCCTCGGCGCCGACAACGAACTGCGCGCCGGTGCTCGCGTCTGGTGCGGGGCGGTGCTGCCGGACAAGGCGGTGCGGTTCTCCAGCGACGAGTAG
- a CDS encoding TIGR03089 family protein, with the protein MTAANSSFPDVWRAALALGPSRPFLTYYDDQTGERVELSYATFDNWVAKTANLIQDELALAPGDEVAILLPTHWQTPIWLLACWTAGVVASVGEDPAAAERAAAVVAGPDRLQEALACKGERIALALRPLGAPFPSVPQGFTDYATLAPAQPDVFAPYSPVTADTPALIADGTGWTHGELVTDAAEAAQRWRLSAGSRVLTGCAYDSRPEIRAALTSELAVGASLVLCRNVDPARLPGRMASEKVNARVASLAGGGGGEGGTAEGTLGVLPVE; encoded by the coding sequence GTGACCGCAGCGAACAGTAGTTTCCCGGACGTGTGGCGGGCCGCACTCGCCCTCGGACCGTCCCGGCCGTTCCTGACGTACTACGACGACCAGACCGGGGAACGGGTGGAGCTGTCCTACGCCACGTTCGACAACTGGGTCGCCAAGACCGCCAACCTGATCCAGGACGAGCTGGCGCTGGCGCCCGGGGACGAGGTCGCGATCCTGCTGCCCACGCACTGGCAGACCCCGATCTGGCTGCTGGCCTGCTGGACCGCCGGCGTCGTCGCCAGCGTCGGGGAGGACCCGGCGGCGGCCGAGCGCGCCGCGGCCGTGGTCGCCGGTCCCGACCGGCTCCAGGAAGCGCTGGCGTGCAAGGGCGAGCGGATCGCGCTGGCGCTGCGGCCGCTGGGCGCGCCTTTCCCGAGCGTTCCTCAAGGTTTCACCGACTACGCGACCCTCGCGCCGGCGCAGCCGGACGTGTTCGCTCCGTACTCGCCGGTCACCGCGGACACTCCGGCGCTGATCGCCGACGGGACCGGCTGGACCCACGGCGAACTGGTCACCGACGCCGCCGAGGCGGCACAGCGCTGGCGGCTGAGCGCCGGCAGCCGCGTGCTGACCGGCTGCGCCTACGATTCACGGCCGGAGATCCGCGCGGCGTTGACGTCGGAACTCGCCGTCGGCGCTTCCTTGGTACTGTGCCGGAATGTCGACCCGGCCCGGCTGCCGGGCCGCATGGCCTCGGAGAAGGTGAACGCGCGCGTCGCGTCCCTGGCCGGAGGCGGTGGCGGTGAGGGCGGAACCGCCGAGGGCACTCTCGGCGTACTTCCCGTCGAGTAA
- a CDS encoding LCP family protein: protein MAGERNEPLPWERAGRQPGGGDGRNAGRQSPQPSGGYGESYDGYEDGYADPPARAPRRAARGPVPPARAEQGHSDDTPGPPRGRGAYRYDPDSATEGEMDSGGRSGRGGRTGRGAAIPAAGGARKLAPRGVITISAASLAITVIGAGAFTYEHFNGSINTFNDSGLATNRPAEAKANAAGQRPENILLVGSDSRDNGNNAFGGGKTGDGARSDTSILLHVYADHQHAVGISIPRDMMVKIPTCQLDPNNSAKGHTSPQTNQFNAAFAVGNTAQGNVACEINTIESISGIRIDHTVVVGFSAFAKLTDDIGGVQVCVPKDVSDVGGDNITLKKGIQTVKGQTALDYVREREGLGDGSDIGRTRRQQAFLGSMIKKVESDGVLNNPTVLSSIFNDALKDAQFDPGLGSLTALSGFAESMKGINPANIQFLTLPGHYRTQDGRVDMDPVAAGVIWTHLKSDTLLDGSGSSGASGAPSTPAAPTTTAATSSAPPAPSISPSTISVLVKNGTTVTGLAADVTTSLQAQGYNAETSHVTPPHTAVTTIVYGTSKQKAAAEQLATLYPGAKVAAGTYSTQIVVTLGDDYAAAHPKGGGAGTTSGAPASGSTGASSSGTSGTLPTDIANNSRTADQDICSGITAGYGAGTG from the coding sequence GTGGCAGGCGAGCGGAACGAGCCACTCCCGTGGGAACGGGCAGGCCGGCAGCCCGGCGGCGGTGACGGCAGGAACGCCGGGCGGCAGAGCCCGCAGCCCTCTGGCGGTTACGGCGAGTCGTACGACGGTTACGAGGACGGATACGCCGATCCCCCGGCGCGCGCGCCCCGGCGGGCGGCCCGCGGGCCGGTCCCGCCCGCCCGCGCCGAGCAGGGCCACAGCGACGACACCCCCGGGCCGCCGCGCGGCCGCGGCGCGTACCGCTACGACCCGGACAGCGCCACCGAGGGCGAGATGGACTCCGGCGGGCGCTCAGGGCGCGGCGGGCGCACCGGGCGCGGTGCGGCGATACCCGCGGCCGGCGGCGCCAGGAAGCTGGCTCCCAGGGGTGTCATCACGATCTCGGCGGCCTCGCTGGCCATCACCGTGATAGGTGCCGGCGCCTTCACCTACGAGCACTTCAACGGCAGCATCAACACCTTCAACGACTCCGGTCTGGCCACCAACCGCCCGGCCGAGGCCAAGGCGAACGCGGCCGGCCAGCGCCCGGAGAACATCCTGCTCGTCGGGTCGGACAGCCGCGACAACGGCAACAACGCCTTCGGCGGCGGCAAGACCGGCGACGGCGCGCGCTCGGACACCTCGATCCTGCTGCACGTCTACGCCGACCACCAACACGCCGTGGGCATCTCCATCCCGCGCGACATGATGGTCAAGATCCCGACGTGCCAGCTCGACCCGAACAACTCCGCCAAGGGGCACACCTCGCCGCAGACGAACCAGTTCAACGCGGCGTTCGCGGTCGGCAACACCGCGCAGGGCAACGTGGCGTGCGAGATCAACACCATAGAGTCGATCTCGGGGATCCGGATCGACCACACCGTGGTGGTCGGCTTCTCGGCGTTCGCCAAGCTGACCGACGACATCGGCGGCGTGCAGGTGTGCGTGCCCAAGGACGTCAGCGACGTCGGCGGGGACAACATCACGCTGAAGAAGGGCATCCAGACGGTCAAGGGCCAGACCGCCCTGGACTACGTCCGCGAGCGCGAAGGCCTCGGCGACGGCTCCGACATCGGCCGCACCCGGCGCCAGCAGGCGTTCCTGGGCTCGATGATCAAGAAGGTGGAGAGCGACGGGGTCCTGAACAACCCCACGGTGCTCAGCTCGATCTTCAACGACGCGCTGAAGGACGCCCAGTTCGACCCGGGCCTGGGCAGCCTGACCGCGCTGTCGGGCTTCGCGGAGTCGATGAAGGGCATCAACCCGGCGAACATCCAGTTCCTGACCCTGCCGGGCCACTACCGGACCCAGGACGGCCGGGTGGACATGGACCCGGTCGCCGCCGGCGTGATCTGGACCCACCTCAAGAGCGACACCCTGCTGGACGGCTCGGGCAGCTCCGGCGCCTCCGGCGCGCCGTCCACGCCCGCCGCCCCGACGACCACGGCGGCGACCTCCTCGGCGCCGCCGGCGCCGTCCATCTCCCCCTCGACCATCTCGGTCCTGGTGAAGAACGGCACGACGGTCACCGGCCTGGCCGCCGACGTGACCACCTCGCTGCAGGCCCAGGGCTACAACGCCGAGACCAGCCACGTCACGCCGCCGCACACGGCGGTCACGACGATCGTCTACGGCACCTCCAAGCAGAAGGCCGCCGCCGAGCAGCTGGCGACGCTGTACCCGGGCGCCAAGGTCGCGGCCGGCACCTACAGCACGCAGATCGTGGTGACCCTCGGCGACGACTACGCCGCGGCGCACCCGAAGGGCGGCGGCGCCGGCACCACCAGCGGCGCCCCGGCGAGCGGCTCGACCGGCGCCAGCAGCTCGGGCACGAGCGGGACGCTGCCGACCGACATCGCGAACAACTCCCGGACGGCCGACCAGGACATCTGCTCGGGCATCACCGCCGGGTACGGCGCCGGGACCGGCTGA
- a CDS encoding LCP family protein → MDDQTQRPRRRTGPDSGSMSRRRVVIICAASLAVLAVAGTTGLWTMYTRLNDNIRTVDIHADDAPGPADTMKPQPGSPSSSARASMNVLLIGSDDRDGANAQYGDANSGARSDTTMLLHVAADRKSATVASIPRDSMVQTPACTKSDGTQSQPQFGMFNAAFSIGGAACTVKTVETLSGLTVDHVLVVDFTGFKKIIDAIGGVPVHLDQAIDDPDSHLNLPAGTTVVDGEQALAFVRARHNLGNGSDIGRMSRQQVFLNDALDTITANGTLDDPAKLYKVLDAATKALTTDPALGSLPALADFASDVKQVPRQQITYLTVPWQWYQPDPNRVQLAPLAQELFTAMLQDTPVPAEVLALAAKQGEQVTPEDGSPNGAPGS, encoded by the coding sequence ATGGACGACCAGACCCAGCGCCCCCGGCGCCGCACCGGTCCAGACAGCGGCTCCATGTCCCGCCGCAGGGTCGTCATCATCTGCGCGGCCTCGCTGGCCGTACTGGCCGTCGCCGGCACGACCGGCCTGTGGACCATGTACACCCGTTTGAACGACAACATCCGCACGGTCGACATCCACGCCGACGACGCGCCGGGACCGGCGGACACCATGAAGCCGCAGCCGGGGAGCCCGTCCTCCAGCGCCCGCGCCTCGATGAACGTCCTGCTCATCGGCTCGGACGACCGGGACGGGGCGAACGCGCAGTACGGCGACGCCAACTCCGGTGCCCGCTCGGACACCACGATGCTGCTGCACGTGGCCGCCGACCGGAAGAGCGCGACGGTCGCCTCGATCCCGCGCGACTCGATGGTGCAGACGCCGGCGTGCACGAAGTCCGACGGCACGCAGTCCCAGCCGCAGTTCGGGATGTTCAACGCGGCGTTCTCGATCGGCGGGGCGGCGTGCACGGTGAAGACCGTCGAGACCCTCAGCGGTCTGACAGTCGACCACGTCCTGGTCGTCGACTTCACCGGCTTCAAGAAGATCATCGACGCCATCGGCGGCGTCCCGGTCCACCTGGACCAGGCGATCGACGACCCCGACTCGCACCTGAACCTGCCGGCCGGGACCACCGTGGTGGACGGCGAGCAGGCGCTGGCCTTCGTCCGCGCCCGCCACAACCTCGGCAACGGCTCCGACATCGGCCGCATGAGCCGCCAGCAGGTGTTCCTGAACGACGCGCTGGACACCATCACCGCCAACGGCACCCTGGACGACCCGGCGAAGCTCTACAAGGTCCTGGACGCCGCCACCAAGGCCCTGACGACCGACCCGGCACTCGGCTCGCTGCCGGCACTGGCGGACTTCGCCTCGGACGTGAAGCAGGTCCCCCGGCAGCAGATCACGTACCTGACAGTGCCGTGGCAGTGGTACCAGCCGGACCCGAACCGGGTGCAGCTGGCGCCCCTGGCGCAGGAGCTGTTCACGGCGATGCTGCAGGACACGCCGGTGCCGGCGGAGGTGCTGGCGCTGGCGGCGAAGCAGGGGGAACAGGTGACGCCGGAAGACGGCTCGCCCAATGGCGCGCCTGGCTCTTAG
- a CDS encoding pyridoxamine 5'-phosphate oxidase family protein — translation MSELKPLRAKNLALPKYGLDQLVWDEVEAAVAAAVAGPGRSWFLSTLNPDGSPHTTAFGHTWLDGAIHFTTGPETRKTRNLLADPRCTVAAPIEDFDVTFDGEARRATDPAVVAAVAEMYAAVGWPCQAEGDVITAPFSAPSAGPGPWQVYRIELLTVVALKSTGDGGVTKWWFR, via the coding sequence ATGAGTGAACTCAAGCCCCTGCGGGCGAAGAACCTGGCCCTACCCAAGTACGGCCTGGACCAGCTGGTCTGGGACGAGGTCGAGGCGGCGGTGGCCGCCGCGGTGGCGGGCCCGGGCCGCTCCTGGTTCCTCAGCACCCTGAACCCCGACGGCTCGCCGCACACCACCGCCTTCGGCCACACCTGGCTGGACGGCGCGATCCACTTCACCACGGGTCCGGAGACCCGCAAGACCCGGAACCTGCTCGCCGACCCGCGCTGCACCGTCGCCGCCCCGATCGAGGACTTCGACGTGACCTTCGACGGCGAGGCCCGCCGCGCGACGGACCCCGCGGTGGTCGCGGCCGTCGCCGAGATGTACGCCGCCGTCGGCTGGCCCTGCCAGGCCGAGGGCGACGTGATCACCGCACCCTTCAGCGCCCCGAGCGCCGGCCCGGGTCCCTGGCAGGTGTACCGCATCGAGCTCCTGACGGTGGTCGCGCTGAAGAGCACCGGCGACGGCGGGGTGACGAAGTGGTGGTTCCGGTAG